The following coding sequences lie in one Agrobacterium vitis genomic window:
- the groES gene encoding co-chaperone GroES, which yields MASTNFRPLHDRVVVKRVESEEKTKGGIIIPDTAKEKPAEGEIIAVGPGVRDDKGALVALDVKVGDRVLFGKWSGTEVKLDGVDLLIMKEADIMGVIG from the coding sequence ATGGCAAGCACCAATTTCCGTCCGCTGCACGACCGCGTTGTTGTTAAGCGCGTTGAGTCCGAAGAAAAGACCAAGGGCGGCATTATCATTCCTGACACCGCCAAGGAAAAGCCGGCTGAAGGCGAAATCATCGCTGTCGGCCCAGGCGTTCGCGACGACAAGGGTGCGCTCGTTGCCCTGGACGTCAAGGTTGGCGACCGCGTTCTGTTCGGCAAGTGGTCCGGCACCGAAGTCAAGCTCGATGGCGTTGACCTGCTGATCATGAAGGAAGCCGACATCATGGGCGTAATCGGCTGA
- the chrA gene encoding chromate efflux transporter: MAKRQDHVPVVPLGALCAAFWSIGLLGFGGPAAQIALMHRIVVDEKRWLSEARFMHALNYCMLLPGPEAQQLATYIGWLNAGIRGGLIAGLLFVLPGLAVMIGLSAAYALYHDIAWVAGLFFGLKAAVLAIVLQALLRIGTRALKSTFHRLVAVVAFLALFCLALPFPVVVLLAALAGLIRASGQAVSKPQPAIEELPLNWWHIALSFLGWIGLWLAPLALLALVDDDGRLTEIFLFFARMALVTFGGAYAVLAYVAQVAVEHYQWLRPGEMVDGLALAETTPGPLVLVLSFVGFLAAFRDADSVMPLISGMAGALLTAWATFVPSFVFIFAGAPLIERLRGNSLADGALSAITAAVVGVIGNLAVWFGLHVLFAKVDRIPFSSLWPGERAPGLWWPHLASLDIPSLFLFAASALLLMRLKISMVIVLGLAAVAGLLWNLEAV; encoded by the coding sequence ATGGCAAAAAGGCAAGACCATGTTCCGGTTGTGCCGCTTGGTGCGCTCTGCGCGGCATTCTGGTCTATCGGTCTTCTTGGATTCGGGGGCCCCGCTGCCCAGATCGCCTTGATGCATAGGATTGTCGTTGATGAAAAACGATGGCTCTCCGAAGCGCGTTTTATGCATGCGTTGAATTATTGCATGCTGTTGCCTGGGCCAGAGGCCCAGCAACTGGCGACCTATATCGGCTGGCTGAATGCCGGTATTCGGGGCGGGCTGATTGCCGGTCTGCTGTTTGTGCTGCCAGGTCTTGCTGTGATGATCGGGCTTTCGGCGGCCTATGCGCTCTATCACGATATTGCCTGGGTTGCGGGCCTGTTTTTCGGGTTAAAGGCTGCGGTGCTGGCGATTGTCCTGCAAGCGCTGCTCCGCATCGGCACTCGGGCGCTGAAATCAACCTTTCACCGGCTTGTCGCAGTAGTCGCCTTTCTTGCGCTGTTTTGTCTGGCATTACCCTTTCCTGTCGTCGTCCTGCTGGCCGCTCTGGCCGGGCTGATCCGCGCCTCTGGACAGGCCGTCTCGAAACCACAGCCTGCCATAGAGGAACTACCGCTGAACTGGTGGCATATAGCCCTATCGTTTCTGGGCTGGATTGGCCTCTGGCTGGCGCCGCTGGCCTTGCTGGCGCTGGTTGATGACGACGGGAGGCTCACCGAGATTTTCCTGTTTTTCGCCCGCATGGCGCTGGTCACATTCGGTGGCGCCTATGCCGTGCTGGCCTATGTGGCGCAGGTGGCAGTGGAGCATTATCAATGGCTGCGCCCCGGCGAGATGGTCGATGGGCTGGCGCTGGCCGAAACCACACCGGGACCCCTAGTTCTGGTCCTCTCCTTCGTCGGTTTCCTGGCGGCGTTTCGTGATGCCGATAGTGTAATGCCGTTGATCTCAGGCATGGCCGGGGCATTGCTGACGGCCTGGGCGACCTTTGTGCCAAGCTTCGTGTTCATCTTCGCCGGTGCGCCGTTGATCGAGCGTTTGCGCGGCAATAGCCTGGCGGATGGAGCGCTTTCGGCCATTACCGCTGCCGTGGTCGGGGTGATCGGCAATCTCGCCGTCTGGTTCGGGTTGCATGTGCTGTTTGCGAAAGTGGATCGAATTCCGTTCAGCAGCTTATGGCCGGGCGAGCGGGCTCCGGGCCTTTGGTGGCCGCATCTTGCTTCGCTCGATATCCCGTCGCTGTTTCTGTTTGCAGCCTCGGCGCTTCTGCTGATGCGCTTGAAGATCAGCATGGTAATTGTGCTGGGTCTGGCTGCTGTGGCTGGATTGCTGTGGAACCTTGAAGCCGTGTGA
- a CDS encoding TIGR01459 family HAD-type hydrolase: protein MAKPIDTLNEITQGYNVILSDVWGVLHNGIDAFPAAGEALSQARADGVSVVLITNASRPSDRVKVMLDQIGVPETAYDAIVSSGDVTRKLIEKAPRRAFLIGQSQDLSLFEGLDVELVPADEADAIICTGLFNDEEEQPEDYRGMLEGLNQRGLPMIVANPDLIVERGHKLVPCAGALAAIYAELGGETRYAGKPHSPIYEAALAKAQEIRGTQIDRSRIIAIGDGMPTDVRGALSFGLDLLYVSGGIHAAEYTTNGKTDETMLNAYLEREAATPKWWMPRLA, encoded by the coding sequence ATGGCAAAACCTATCGATACGCTCAATGAAATCACCCAGGGTTACAATGTCATCCTCTCGGATGTCTGGGGCGTTTTGCATAATGGTATCGATGCCTTCCCGGCGGCAGGAGAGGCCCTGTCGCAAGCCCGGGCCGATGGCGTTTCCGTCGTGCTGATTACCAATGCTTCACGGCCATCTGACCGTGTGAAGGTAATGCTGGATCAAATTGGCGTCCCAGAAACGGCCTATGACGCTATCGTCTCTTCCGGTGATGTGACGCGAAAACTGATTGAAAAAGCCCCGCGCCGCGCTTTTCTGATCGGCCAGAGCCAGGATCTGTCGCTGTTTGAGGGGCTCGATGTTGAACTGGTTCCGGCAGACGAGGCCGACGCCATTATTTGCACCGGATTGTTCAATGACGAAGAGGAGCAGCCGGAAGACTATCGCGGGATGCTAGAAGGCTTGAACCAGCGCGGACTTCCGATGATCGTCGCCAATCCCGACCTGATCGTGGAACGTGGTCACAAGCTCGTCCCCTGCGCTGGCGCGCTGGCGGCTATATACGCTGAACTGGGCGGTGAAACCCGCTATGCCGGCAAGCCGCACAGCCCGATTTATGAAGCAGCTTTGGCGAAAGCGCAGGAAATACGCGGCACTCAAATTGACCGCAGCCGCATCATCGCCATCGGCGACGGTATGCCGACCGACGTGAGGGGCGCCCTCAGCTTCGGCCTTGATCTTCTCTATGTGAGCGGCGGTATCCATGCTGCCGAATACACCACCAACGGCAAGACCGATGAGACGATGCTGAACGCTTACCTGGAGCGAGAAGCCGCGACGCCAAAGTGGTGGATGCCCCGCTTGGCCTGA
- a CDS encoding bifunctional riboflavin kinase/FAD synthetase, translated as MTVFHRNEKKTRLPDSLKGGVVAIGNFDGVHRGHQSVLERALELAQQRGVPALVLTFEPHPRAVFTPQDPVFRLTPAPLKARLLEAMGFQSVIEYPFDRDFSQRSAEDFVKTVLVDWLGAAQVVTGFDFHFGKGREGGPAFLMGMGAQYGFGVTLLDAFRDENAEVVSSTRIRGLLAKGAISEVAGLLGYRFTVEAEVIKGQQLGRTLGFPTANMALSPETTLRPGIYAVRLRRADGSLHDGVASFGYRPTVTENGAALLETFVFDFSGDLYGEICGVSFFGHLRDEWKFEGLDPLVAQINIDAEEARALLAGVKPLGELDRKITF; from the coding sequence ATGACCGTTTTTCACCGCAATGAGAAGAAGACCCGGCTGCCCGACAGCCTGAAGGGCGGCGTTGTTGCCATCGGTAATTTCGATGGCGTGCATCGTGGCCACCAAAGCGTGCTAGAACGCGCGCTGGAACTGGCACAGCAACGCGGCGTTCCCGCTCTGGTTCTGACTTTTGAACCGCATCCCCGTGCGGTGTTCACCCCACAGGACCCAGTGTTTCGGCTGACCCCGGCGCCGCTCAAGGCCCGCCTTCTGGAGGCGATGGGGTTTCAGTCGGTGATCGAATATCCATTCGACCGGGATTTTTCGCAGCGTTCCGCCGAGGATTTCGTCAAGACCGTGCTGGTGGACTGGCTGGGGGCTGCCCAAGTGGTGACCGGCTTCGATTTTCATTTCGGCAAAGGGCGCGAAGGCGGCCCGGCCTTCCTGATGGGGATGGGCGCGCAATACGGTTTCGGTGTCACACTTCTCGATGCCTTCCGCGATGAAAATGCCGAAGTCGTTTCCTCCACCCGCATCCGGGGCCTGCTGGCCAAGGGCGCGATCAGCGAGGTGGCGGGCCTGCTTGGCTATCGCTTTACCGTGGAAGCCGAGGTGATCAAGGGCCAACAACTGGGCCGCACCCTGGGGTTCCCAACGGCCAATATGGCGCTTTCGCCGGAAACTACCCTGCGTCCCGGCATTTATGCCGTGCGCCTGCGCCGGGCCGATGGTTCGCTGCATGATGGCGTCGCCAGTTTCGGTTATCGTCCGACGGTGACAGAAAATGGTGCGGCGTTGCTGGAAACCTTCGTTTTCGATTTCTCTGGCGATCTTTATGGAGAAATTTGCGGCGTGTCCTTCTTCGGACATCTGCGTGACGAGTGGAAATTCGAGGGTCTCGATCCGCTGGTCGCCCAGATCAATATCGATGCGGAGGAGGCAAGGGCATTGTTGGCGGGCGTTAAGCCTCTGGGTGAACTGGACCGTAAAATCACCTTTTGA
- the dapA gene encoding 4-hydroxy-tetrahydrodipicolinate synthase produces the protein MFMPRLLPDGAYADLITPFSNGEVDHAGLASLIEYQIQSGMAGLVVCGENSEAYSLTRDERIAVIRTAVAAAKGAVPVLVGTGTNCTRSSLELTLHAKALGADAAVLVAPFYSKPSQKGLLAHIKTVAEAVDLPLVIVNCPARSAVDITPDLAEALACVPSVVGLVDCTGDVTRLAQVSAACRARIHWYSGHDRSALAFTLAGGHGGFSLSANIAPRQVASMHNAFRYGNIAAACVLQDRLLPLFAALDLEHPVAAAKQALSLIRCLTPELRLPLTPVGDEAQALIRTAITLLGNHSVKTSAKAS, from the coding sequence ATGTTCATGCCTCGCCTTCTGCCCGATGGCGCTTATGCAGATCTCATTACCCCGTTTAGCAATGGCGAGGTCGATCACGCGGGCCTTGCCAGCCTGATCGAATATCAGATCCAGTCCGGAATGGCCGGCTTAGTGGTCTGCGGGGAAAATAGCGAAGCCTACAGCTTGACGCGTGACGAGCGCATTGCCGTCATCCGAACCGCTGTCGCCGCGGCAAAAGGTGCTGTTCCGGTTCTTGTTGGCACGGGCACCAATTGTACGCGCAGCAGCCTGGAGTTGACGTTGCATGCAAAGGCGCTTGGGGCAGATGCGGCTGTTCTGGTTGCCCCGTTTTATAGCAAGCCGTCACAGAAGGGCTTGCTTGCCCATATCAAAACTGTGGCTGAGGCGGTTGACCTTCCGCTGGTTATCGTCAATTGCCCGGCACGAAGCGCTGTCGATATTACGCCGGATCTGGCGGAAGCCTTGGCATGCGTACCCTCGGTTGTCGGGCTGGTGGATTGCACCGGCGATGTTACCCGTCTGGCGCAGGTGTCCGCCGCCTGCCGCGCTCGTATACATTGGTATTCGGGCCATGATCGCAGCGCACTTGCCTTCACGCTAGCAGGTGGGCATGGCGGCTTTTCGTTGTCCGCCAATATCGCACCGCGCCAGGTCGCCTCCATGCACAATGCCTTTCGCTACGGGAATATCGCGGCGGCATGCGTGCTTCAGGACAGGCTGCTGCCGCTCTTTGCGGCACTTGATCTGGAACATCCGGTCGCTGCCGCCAAACAAGCGCTCAGTCTCATCCGGTGCTTGACCCCGGAATTGCGTTTGCCCTTGACGCCTGTTGGCGACGAGGCGCAGGCGCTGATACGCACCGCCATCACCCTCCTTGGCAATCATTCTGTAAAAACATCTGCCAAGGCCTCTTAA
- a CDS encoding DUF3311 domain-containing protein, with protein sequence MQKRIWTAACWLLIIPYIGLLWVPFYNIREPSLFGFPFFYWYQLMWVPLTSLLIYIAYRSMPHDD encoded by the coding sequence ATGCAAAAACGTATTTGGACAGCGGCCTGCTGGCTGCTGATTATTCCGTATATCGGCCTGTTATGGGTTCCATTTTATAATATTCGTGAGCCTTCACTGTTCGGCTTTCCATTTTTCTATTGGTACCAGTTGATGTGGGTACCCCTGACATCGCTCCTGATTTACATCGCCTACAGGAGCATGCCCCATGATGACTGA
- the mctP gene encoding monocarboxylate uptake permease MctP yields MMTEIDPTALAVFIFFFALVTVMGFVASRWRKPETMAHIDEWGLGGRKFGTWITWFLVGGDFYTAYTVIAVPALVYAVGAYGFFALPYTIIVYPFVFLVMPVLWRRAKEHGYVTAGDVVHGQYGSRALELVVALTGVIATMPYIALQLVGMAAVLKALGLHGEVPLMVSFIILALYTYSAGLRAPALIAFVKDIMIYIVVIVAVAAIPMKLGGYANVFASADAAFQAKGSGGLLLGGNQYVAYATLAFGSALAAFMYPHTLTGIFASNGANTIRKNAMLLPAYTLLLGLLALLGYMGHAAGLKPATPNDIVPMLFQTLFPSWFAGFAFAAIAIGALVPAAVMSIGAANLFTRNFWKAYVNPNVSHAGEAQVAKITSLVVKVGALLVIVFLPTQFALDLQLLGGVWILQTLPALIFGLFSNWFRVPGLLAGWVVGFVGGTWLVWLNGLKPLHTLSFGDTQFTVYTGILALLANIVVAVVVNLITPAKVPARA; encoded by the coding sequence ATGATGACTGAGATCGATCCCACGGCGCTTGCCGTCTTCATCTTCTTCTTCGCGCTTGTCACCGTCATGGGTTTTGTCGCCTCGCGCTGGCGCAAGCCGGAGACCATGGCCCATATCGATGAATGGGGGCTTGGCGGGCGCAAATTCGGCACATGGATCACCTGGTTTCTGGTGGGTGGCGATTTCTATACCGCCTATACGGTCATTGCCGTTCCGGCGCTGGTCTATGCGGTTGGCGCCTATGGGTTCTTCGCGCTCCCCTACACGATCATTGTCTATCCCTTTGTGTTTCTGGTCATGCCGGTTTTGTGGCGGCGTGCCAAGGAGCACGGCTATGTGACGGCAGGCGATGTCGTGCATGGCCAATACGGCTCTCGCGCTTTGGAGCTGGTGGTAGCGCTGACAGGGGTGATTGCCACCATGCCCTACATCGCTCTTCAGCTGGTCGGCATGGCCGCCGTGCTGAAAGCGCTTGGCCTGCATGGCGAAGTGCCACTGATGGTGTCCTTTATCATTCTGGCGCTCTACACCTATTCCGCAGGCTTGCGCGCTCCGGCGCTGATCGCTTTCGTCAAGGACATCATGATCTATATCGTGGTGATTGTTGCCGTCGCCGCGATCCCTATGAAGCTTGGCGGTTATGCCAATGTGTTTGCCAGTGCCGATGCGGCCTTCCAGGCCAAGGGTTCCGGCGGGCTGTTGCTGGGTGGCAATCAATATGTGGCCTATGCGACACTGGCCTTCGGTTCGGCGCTGGCGGCCTTCATGTATCCGCACACGCTGACGGGCATTTTTGCCTCGAACGGCGCCAATACCATCCGCAAGAATGCCATGCTGCTGCCTGCCTATACGCTGCTATTGGGGCTTTTGGCGCTGCTCGGCTATATGGGCCATGCGGCAGGCCTGAAACCGGCTACCCCGAATGACATCGTGCCGATGCTGTTCCAGACGCTGTTTCCAAGCTGGTTTGCGGGCTTTGCCTTTGCTGCCATCGCCATTGGCGCTCTGGTGCCAGCAGCGGTGATGAGCATTGGTGCCGCCAATCTGTTCACCCGCAATTTCTGGAAGGCCTATGTCAACCCGAATGTGTCGCACGCGGGGGAAGCGCAGGTGGCAAAAATCACCTCGCTGGTGGTCAAGGTCGGGGCGCTGCTGGTGATTGTCTTCCTGCCGACCCAGTTTGCGCTGGATCTTCAGCTTCTGGGCGGCGTCTGGATCTTGCAGACCTTGCCAGCGTTGATTTTCGGGCTGTTTTCCAACTGGTTCCGGGTTCCCGGCCTGCTGGCGGGCTGGGTGGTCGGCTTTGTCGGCGGCACCTGGCTGGTCTGGCTGAATGGTTTGAAGCCGCTGCATACGCTGAGCTTCGGGGACACGCAGTTCACCGTCTATACCGGCATTCTGGCGCTGCTAGCAAATATTGTTGTGGCGGTGGTGGTCAACCTGATCACCCCAGCCAAGGTACCGGCGCGGGCGTGA